A region from the Tachyglossus aculeatus isolate mTacAcu1 chromosome Y4, mTacAcu1.pri, whole genome shotgun sequence genome encodes:
- the LOC119946864 gene encoding butyrophilin subfamily 1 member A1-like: MELMGFLESALPSYLISHLLLLLLQLLPQTSAQFAVIGPAKPIVVQVGEDAELPCHLDPKMSAEDMEVRWLRATFSPAVYVYRDGQGHFEEQMEEYRERTELLNDTITDGNVAVKLSNIRLSDNGRYHCRFQNSQHVAKSALDLHVAAEGSDPNIRLEGQEDGGIRLECTSTGWHPEPKVQWKHSRGRNVTLRSIYQPRGTDGLFSVVTSVIIRDDSVRTVSCSIWNPYTGRKKEATIPIEASFFRTVSPSTVALAVILPLLVLLMAGAVYLLWERHSKKKKRENGWSELLSSKSTWRWTQSCMVDITLDPDTAHPKLILSEDQKSVNLGDTRQNLLPNNPERFDEEPWVLGQEGFNSGKHCWEVEVGKKRGWSLGICREDVKRKGTISVSPEEGFWVVGLCGDEYSAFTNPKTLLPLPNHPNRVRVCLDYEAGDVSFYSGTDGSHIYTFSCIVFSGTLRPFFHPRTEDQICLTIHPVSGGAERDPVFAPNPAPSQDALVTHQGAQPASDTGEEDPSPVPDDPLLPPQPSTEVPSAP; the protein is encoded by the exons ATGGAGTTGATGGGTTTCCTGGAATCCGCTCtgcccagctacctcatctcccatctgctcctcctcctcctccagctgctccCCCAGACCTCAG CTCAGTTTGCTGTGATTGGACCTGCCAAACCCATCGTGGTCCAGGTGGGGGAAGATGCTGAGTTACCCTGTCACCTGGACCCCAAGATGAGTGCTGAGGACATGGAGGTGAGGTGGCTCAGAGCCACATTCTCTCCGGCTGTGTACGTGTATCGGGATGGGCAAGGCCATTTTGAAGAGCAGATGGAGGAATATCGAGAGAGAACGGAGCTGCTGAATGACACCATCACTGATGGGAATGTGGCTGTGAAACTATCCAACATAAGACTCTCTGATAACGGGAGGTATCACTGTCGCTTTCAAAACTCTCAACACGTAGCTAAATCTGCCCTGGATCTGCATGTGGCGG ctgaGGGCTCCGACCCCAACATTCGCCTGGAGGGGCAAGAGGACGGAGGGATCCGGCTGGAGTGCACGTCGACCGGATGGCACCCAGAACCCAAGGTGCAGTGGAAACACTCCAGGGGAAGGAATGTCACATTGCGATCTATATACCAACCCCGAGGAACAGACGGCTTGTTTAGTGTGGTGACATCTGTGATCATCCGAGATGACTCTGTGAGGACCGTGTCCTGCTCCATCTGGAACCCCTACACTGGCAGGAAGAAAGAGGCAACGATTCCCATAGAGG CTTCCTTCTTCCGAACGGTCTCTCCCTCCACTGTGGCTCTGGCTGTGATCCTGCCTCTGCTAGTCCTGCTCATGGCTGGGGCTGTCTATCTCCTCTGGGAAAGGCAcagtaagaagaagaagagagaaaacgGATGGAGCG AACTGCTTTCATCAAAGTCTA CTTGGAGATGGACCCAGTCATGTATGG TGGACATCACTCTGGATCCAGACACAGCTCATCCTAAACTCATCCTGTCTGAGGATCAGAAAAGTGTGAATCTAGGAGACACGCGGCAGAACCTGCTGCCCAACAACCCTGAGAGATTTGATGAGGAGCCTTGGGTGCTGGGCCAGGAGGGCTTCAACTCAGGGAAACATTGCTGGGAGGTGGAGGTAGGGAAGAAAAGAGGCTGGAGTCTGGGGATTTGCAGAGAAGATGTGAAGAGAAAGGGGACAATTTCAGTTTCACCGGAAGAAGGATTCTGGGTTGTGGGGTTGTGTGGGGATGAATATTCAGCTTTCACCAATCCCAAGACCCTTCTCCCCCTACCTAACCACCCCAACCGGGTGAGAGTTTGCCTGGACTACGAGGCTGGAGATGTCTCATTCTACAGTGGAACCGACGGATCCCACATCTACACTTTCTCCTGCATAGTCTTCTCTGGGACCCTCCGGCCTTTCTTTCATCCTCGGACTGAAGATCAGATATGTCTGACCATCCACCCTGTGTCCGGTGGGGCTGAGAGAGACCCTGTCTTTGCCCCTAatcctgccccctctcaggatgccCTAGTGACCCACCAAGGGGCACAACCAGCTTCAGACACTGGGGAAGAGGATCCTTCCCCTGTGCCTGATGACCCATtgctccctccccagcccagcaCCGAGGTCCCTTCTGCCCCTTAG